One Synechococcus sp. PROS-9-1 DNA window includes the following coding sequences:
- a CDS encoding SDR family oxidoreductase translates to MATFLVTGANRGIGLEFCLQLQARHDQVIAVCRQPSPDLEAIGVEIQSGIELTSEASIAALVQNLNGRRLDGVILNAGTLQSMGLENLDIEGIKRQFEVNALAPLMLAQSLMGQMPHGAKLALITSRMGSIDDNTSGGSYGYRMSKVALNIAGRSLSIDLKPRGISVAILHPGLVSTRMINFNPNGISPKTAVLGLLTRIDELQLETSGTFWHSNGQKLPW, encoded by the coding sequence TTGGCGACCTTTCTTGTTACAGGCGCAAATAGGGGCATCGGGCTTGAGTTCTGCCTTCAACTGCAGGCTCGCCATGACCAGGTGATTGCTGTGTGCCGACAGCCTTCTCCAGATCTTGAGGCCATCGGTGTGGAGATTCAGTCCGGCATCGAACTCACCAGTGAAGCCTCCATCGCCGCGTTAGTTCAGAACCTGAATGGTCGGCGGTTGGATGGAGTGATCCTCAATGCTGGGACTTTGCAATCCATGGGTCTCGAGAACCTGGATATCGAAGGAATCAAACGTCAATTTGAGGTGAATGCCTTAGCACCATTGATGTTGGCCCAATCGCTGATGGGACAGATGCCCCACGGCGCAAAGCTGGCCCTGATTACCAGTCGTATGGGATCAATCGACGACAACACCTCGGGTGGCTCCTACGGGTACCGCATGTCAAAAGTGGCTCTCAACATCGCTGGCCGATCACTATCGATCGATCTGAAGCCACGCGGAATCTCGGTGGCCATCCTCCACCCAGGGCTCGTGAGCACGCGCATGATCAACTTCAATCCAAACGGGATCAGCCCAAAAACAGCAGTATTAGGGCTCTTAACAAGGATTGATGAGCTTCAACTCGAGACCAGCGGGACGTTTTGGCATTCCAATGGTCAGAAGCTTCCCTGGTGA
- a CDS encoding class I SAM-dependent methyltransferase, which translates to MIWGAALNNRDRQPEVMDQPGLDPKEHAKALMGLRRINAISRCSAGLFRPIEALAITQPAKPLRVLELACGGGDTAIDLALMAKRKGLSLDIHACDLNPEAVAIAQTNAVRRQAALTVFTADALAKPTDRNSFDVVYCTLFAHHLDELDVVRLLEVMALRSRKLVLVDDLIRSRLGFALAWIGTRLLSRSWVVHTDGLLSVRAALQPDEMKSIAMQAGLKDAQIKRSWPERYLLNWAHS; encoded by the coding sequence ATGATCTGGGGTGCAGCTCTCAATAACCGCGATCGTCAACCGGAAGTGATGGATCAGCCTGGGCTCGATCCCAAGGAGCATGCAAAAGCACTCATGGGCTTGCGGCGCATCAATGCGATCAGCCGCTGTTCTGCAGGCCTGTTTCGTCCCATCGAAGCCCTAGCAATCACTCAGCCAGCCAAGCCACTTCGTGTTCTTGAACTTGCCTGCGGAGGAGGGGATACAGCCATTGACCTTGCTCTGATGGCCAAGCGAAAAGGTTTATCGCTCGACATTCATGCCTGTGATCTGAACCCAGAAGCCGTTGCAATTGCACAGACCAATGCAGTGAGAAGACAGGCAGCCTTAACTGTTTTTACTGCTGATGCATTGGCAAAACCAACAGACCGCAACAGCTTTGATGTGGTGTATTGCACGCTATTTGCGCATCACCTAGACGAGCTTGACGTGGTGCGCCTTTTAGAGGTGATGGCGCTTCGCTCTCGGAAACTCGTCCTCGTGGATGACTTAATTCGTAGCCGACTTGGTTTTGCACTCGCCTGGATAGGCACCCGTCTGTTGAGCCGTTCCTGGGTGGTTCATACCGATGGTCTCCTCTCTGTACGCGCCGCCTTGCAACCCGATGAAATGAAGAGCATCGCCATGCAAGCGGGACTGAAAGATGCCCAGATCAAACGCTCATGGCCGGAGCGATACCTGTTGAACTGGGCCCATTCTTGA
- a CDS encoding DUF3136 domain-containing protein translates to MTKTIKPRTIADLESGFPSYCKALRLLVEAGSSLEKVKRTICWDCLQRLHSSLPKIYHSPEYLFYKYIRTRLILREI, encoded by the coding sequence ATGACTAAGACCATAAAGCCAAGAACCATTGCAGACCTGGAAAGTGGTTTCCCCTCCTACTGCAAAGCCTTGCGATTGTTAGTTGAGGCCGGCAGTAGTCTTGAAAAAGTTAAACGAACAATATGCTGGGACTGCTTACAGCGTCTGCACTCTTCACTACCCAAGATTTACCACTCACCTGAATATCTTTTCTATAAATATATTCGTACTAGGTTGATACTCAGGGAGATTTAA
- a CDS encoding type III polyketide synthase, with protein MPLIFRGLGTAVPEQTVNQTESTTLSEWVSADRPDRASLVRRIQRRSQVQTRGSVLLTGDTKQAIDQRLPFYGVESPSTAERMEAYRLNASLLALKACKRALAESQISAGVITHLITISCTGFHAPGVDCDLMDQLELSPHIQRTHLGFMGCHAALNGLRVAHAFVDADPNAVVLLCAVELCSIHMQYGWNPEHVVANTLFADGAAALVATDSESSTQKPTSAGISLKASGSTLIPGTHDLMHWQIGDHGFSMGLSPKVPEAIASALQPWLSEWLDAHGTDLNSIQHCAIHPGGPRILQVCADSLSLKEDQLSHSRHILSHYGNMSSATILFVLEHMRQHGCHGPCVALAFGPGLCAEVALMTL; from the coding sequence ATGCCTCTGATTTTTCGCGGGCTGGGGACCGCAGTCCCCGAGCAAACCGTCAATCAAACAGAGTCCACAACACTGTCTGAATGGGTGAGTGCAGATCGTCCCGATCGGGCCTCGCTTGTACGCCGTATTCAAAGACGCTCGCAAGTTCAAACCAGGGGCAGTGTTTTATTGACAGGCGATACCAAGCAAGCGATCGATCAACGCTTGCCGTTTTACGGCGTTGAAAGCCCAAGCACGGCAGAACGGATGGAGGCGTATCGCCTGAATGCTTCCTTGTTGGCCCTCAAAGCATGCAAACGCGCTCTCGCAGAGTCACAAATCTCTGCTGGTGTGATCACACATCTAATCACCATCAGCTGTACAGGATTTCATGCTCCTGGCGTTGATTGTGATCTTATGGATCAACTTGAGCTGTCTCCCCATATCCAGCGCACCCATCTTGGATTTATGGGCTGTCACGCGGCATTAAATGGTTTACGCGTTGCCCACGCCTTTGTAGACGCTGATCCCAATGCTGTTGTTCTCCTATGTGCTGTGGAATTGTGCAGTATTCATATGCAATACGGCTGGAATCCTGAGCATGTAGTGGCCAACACTTTATTTGCAGACGGTGCTGCTGCTTTAGTCGCAACTGATTCTGAGTCATCCACTCAGAAACCAACTTCAGCAGGCATAAGCCTGAAGGCCTCTGGATCCACACTCATACCAGGGACCCACGATTTAATGCATTGGCAAATTGGAGATCACGGGTTCTCCATGGGCTTATCCCCCAAAGTGCCGGAAGCGATTGCCAGTGCATTGCAACCATGGCTGAGCGAATGGCTCGATGCCCATGGCACAGATCTCAACAGTATTCAACATTGTGCCATTCACCCTGGAGGTCCAAGAATTCTTCAAGTTTGTGCTGATTCCTTGTCTCTCAAAGAAGATCAACTCTCTCATTCGAGACATATTCTGAGTCATTATGGGAATATGTCGTCAGCAACAATATTATTTGTTCTTGAGCATATGCGACAACACGGTTGCCACGGACCATGCGTCGCGCTTGCTTTCGGGCCAGGTTTATGCGCTGAAGTTGCTTTGATGACACTGTAG
- a CDS encoding NAD(P)/FAD-dependent oxidoreductase, with product MQTLWDVLIIGGGPAGGLAALDCAKQGMRVLLVEQRSFPRWKVCGCCFNNQAQAILSSRGESNLIVDCGGQTLDSLRLGLRGREATLSLPNGYVLSRERFDQALIHAAIKAGATARFAITAQIEATSPGYRRVRLKDHQSGATSHVKARVVLVAAGLCQRCLPKNEAGQSRIRKQSRHGAGCVVDDDSDHYPSGAIHMAIGDQGYVGLVRREDGLLNLAGAFDRDALSQGRGAVDAAQHVLNQAGFPVPPTLQRGQRWQLTPALSRNADVVAGERFLVMGDAAGYVEPFTGEGMAWALTAGAAAAPFVLEGLERWTGDLETRWKTTLQVHIGRRQMVCRALSSVLKRPVPTTVLFELVTRWPSVAESIVSSLNEEKLPSAKGEPCL from the coding sequence ATGCAAACGTTGTGGGATGTCCTGATCATTGGAGGTGGGCCTGCTGGAGGTCTTGCTGCTCTGGATTGTGCGAAGCAAGGAATGCGCGTACTGCTCGTTGAGCAACGATCGTTTCCCCGCTGGAAAGTGTGTGGATGCTGTTTCAACAATCAGGCACAAGCAATTCTTAGTTCTCGAGGTGAGAGCAACTTGATTGTGGATTGCGGCGGACAAACACTGGACAGCTTGCGCCTTGGACTGCGTGGACGTGAAGCAACGTTGTCTTTACCGAATGGCTATGTACTTTCGCGGGAACGATTCGATCAAGCCCTGATCCACGCAGCCATCAAAGCTGGAGCGACAGCACGCTTCGCGATCACAGCTCAAATTGAAGCAACGAGCCCTGGCTACAGACGAGTGCGCCTGAAAGATCATCAAAGTGGGGCTACGAGCCATGTCAAGGCGCGCGTTGTACTTGTGGCCGCTGGCCTTTGTCAGCGTTGTCTTCCCAAAAACGAAGCGGGGCAAAGCCGGATTCGCAAGCAATCAAGGCATGGTGCTGGTTGCGTCGTAGATGATGACTCCGATCACTACCCCAGTGGAGCCATTCACATGGCCATTGGAGATCAGGGTTATGTGGGCTTGGTGCGCAGGGAAGACGGATTGCTCAATCTTGCCGGAGCCTTTGATCGTGACGCCCTATCCCAAGGTCGAGGTGCAGTCGATGCGGCTCAACATGTTTTGAATCAGGCAGGATTTCCTGTGCCACCAACACTTCAACGGGGCCAACGCTGGCAACTCACTCCTGCTCTAAGCCGCAATGCAGATGTAGTGGCAGGGGAACGCTTTCTTGTGATGGGCGATGCGGCGGGATATGTCGAGCCATTCACCGGTGAGGGGATGGCCTGGGCCTTAACGGCAGGTGCTGCTGCTGCACCATTCGTTCTAGAAGGACTGGAACGATGGACTGGGGACTTAGAAACTCGCTGGAAGACAACACTTCAGGTGCATATCGGCAGGCGGCAAATGGTTTGCAGAGCCTTGTCCTCGGTCTTAAAACGACCAGTCCCCACAACAGTTTTATTTGAACTCGTGACACGCTGGCCCTCTGTTGCTGAATCCATCGTTTCCAGTCTGAACGAGGAAAAGCTGCCATCGGCCAAAGGTGAGCCATGCCTCTGA
- a CDS encoding DUF411 domain-containing protein, with protein MKRFYAGILIALFFASLPLSVDAQQTALDVLPSLNSEPLPEIAIYRSESCGCCTKWGEHVESAGFPIQDKMIETMETFKQANGITPELSSCHTAVVDGYVVEGHVPAVSIKKMLRERPYIRGLTAPGMPMGSPGMETAGVKAEAFDVLAIEHDGTTTVFDQIRPE; from the coding sequence ATGAAACGGTTTTATGCAGGGATTTTGATCGCGCTATTTTTTGCCAGCTTGCCTCTTTCAGTGGATGCACAGCAGACAGCTTTAGACGTGTTGCCATCGCTGAATTCGGAGCCCCTCCCTGAAATTGCCATTTATCGCTCTGAGAGTTGTGGATGCTGCACGAAATGGGGAGAGCACGTGGAATCAGCAGGGTTCCCGATCCAAGACAAGATGATCGAAACGATGGAAACTTTCAAACAAGCCAATGGCATCACCCCGGAGTTGTCGTCTTGCCACACTGCGGTTGTTGATGGCTATGTCGTAGAGGGACATGTTCCCGCGGTATCCATCAAAAAAATGTTGCGCGAGCGTCCATACATCAGAGGTCTCACAGCACCTGGAATGCCCATGGGATCTCCTGGAATGGAAACAGCAGGCGTCAAAGCTGAAGCCTTTGATGTTCTTGCTATTGAGCACGATGGTACGACTACTGTCTTTGATCAGATCAGGCCTGAGTGA
- a CDS encoding CAAD domain-containing protein, whose product MSFIVFTMRFVFRFNVSLNRLSSLFNAIHNGHMSLDGEMVKGTSDNQDDLPFKEPEDVSTIKSDVLEGEAFQSIPEPVIGAAPGTGDLSVLPSQEQDSKNIETNQSQLFGYLQQAMETLRGLNLEGFRQLYPVFLAIFAACLLGLALSLSGNMLQSINQLPLLGGVLQGVMEVVGLVAFARFISINLLRQHKRAELFTRIALLKKELLG is encoded by the coding sequence TTGAGCTTCATCGTTTTCACAATGAGATTTGTGTTCAGATTTAATGTTTCCTTAAATCGACTTTCTTCTCTATTCAATGCCATTCATAATGGGCACATGTCATTAGACGGTGAGATGGTGAAAGGCACATCAGACAATCAAGATGATTTGCCGTTCAAGGAACCAGAGGACGTCTCAACAATTAAGTCAGATGTCTTGGAAGGAGAAGCATTTCAATCGATCCCTGAGCCAGTCATTGGAGCTGCTCCAGGAACTGGTGATCTAAGTGTTCTCCCTTCGCAAGAGCAAGACAGCAAGAACATTGAGACTAATCAATCTCAACTCTTCGGCTATCTTCAGCAGGCTATGGAAACATTACGGGGGCTTAATCTTGAGGGATTTAGGCAACTCTATCCGGTTTTTCTCGCCATCTTTGCAGCATGCCTGCTTGGTTTAGCGTTGTCGCTGTCGGGTAATATGTTGCAATCAATCAATCAATTACCTCTGCTTGGTGGTGTACTTCAAGGGGTTATGGAGGTCGTTGGTTTAGTAGCATTTGCAAGATTCATCTCAATCAATTTGTTGCGACAACACAAAAGGGCTGAATTATTTACGCGCATTGCACTCTTAAAAAAAGAGCTTCTAGGTTGA
- a CDS encoding LOG family protein, producing the protein MTSNIMDPGLPSDDPARVAGNLEQIIHSDNYRLAHQDLDLLNSSSMRGVRMLLEISKPELYFAEAGITSTIIVFGGARLQEKSAAEASLKEAIRELDADPDSTAWKRKVSRARKMLELSSFYDAAREFAFLASHFGQSGSNSGPCCSSHVIVTGGGPGIMEAANRGAFDAGCRSIGLNIELPNEQNPNPYITPDLCFKFNYFALRKFHFVMRAVGAVLFPGGYGTLDELFELLTLRQVGTQHAMPIVLFGKDYWSRLVDFEFMADSGLIDDEDLQLIQFADTAAEAWDLIRECSSS; encoded by the coding sequence ATGACTTCAAATATTATGGATCCAGGTTTGCCCAGTGATGATCCAGCCCGAGTGGCTGGAAATCTTGAACAGATCATTCACTCGGACAATTATCGGCTCGCGCATCAGGATCTTGATCTTCTGAACAGTTCCTCAATGCGTGGCGTGAGGATGTTGCTGGAAATCAGCAAGCCTGAGCTTTACTTCGCAGAGGCTGGCATTACCTCCACGATCATTGTGTTTGGAGGCGCACGCTTACAGGAAAAGTCAGCTGCAGAAGCAAGCCTCAAAGAAGCGATTCGGGAGCTGGATGCAGATCCAGATTCAACAGCATGGAAGCGAAAGGTGAGCCGTGCCAGAAAGATGCTGGAGCTGTCTTCGTTTTACGATGCAGCAAGGGAATTCGCTTTTTTGGCCTCTCATTTTGGTCAGTCAGGCTCAAACTCAGGTCCTTGTTGTTCATCCCATGTGATTGTGACAGGAGGCGGACCTGGAATTATGGAAGCGGCTAATCGTGGTGCTTTTGATGCTGGTTGCCGTTCGATCGGACTCAACATTGAACTGCCCAATGAACAAAATCCAAACCCCTACATCACTCCAGATCTCTGCTTTAAATTTAATTATTTTGCGCTGCGTAAATTTCACTTTGTGATGCGTGCCGTAGGCGCAGTGTTATTTCCAGGTGGTTATGGCACGCTCGATGAACTTTTTGAGCTGCTAACGCTGCGGCAGGTGGGAACGCAACATGCGATGCCCATTGTTCTCTTCGGAAAAGACTATTGGTCACGCTTGGTTGATTTTGAGTTTATGGCTGATTCCGGACTGATTGACGATGAGGATCTTCAATTGATTCAGTTTGCAGACACAGCTGCTGAGGCATGGGATCTCATTCGCGAATGCTCGTCTTCCTAA
- a CDS encoding cytochrome P450, protein MTAKPLPSTGAVTGLKETLDFFNDPSFAQRRFDAYGDVFSTKLLAQRIVFIRGERAITELLYQGDALEGWWPESVKQLLGSRSLANRNGPGHKARRRVVGQLFSSAALVRYTPSITALIEELVNDLIQSAGCVALSTKMRRFAFAVIATTVLGLDRDSREVLFADFEIWTKALFSIPLAIPGTPFARAMAARQRLVTRIKQVLQQGNNKGGLDLISGGLDEAGIPLDDDDLAEQLLLLLFAGYETTASSLSCLFRALLIHPEVMQWLRPELLKLSWPATTTPQSARLDATVLEVMRQTPPVGGFFRRSLHKIELADVEVPENSVIQVALSPSGQADNSDLAQFRPQRHLDGSFDQTLLPFGGGERVCLGKALAELEIRLMAVGLLQKVHLQLEPDQDLSLQLVPSPSPRSGLMVSATPTTDQHP, encoded by the coding sequence ATGACTGCCAAGCCTTTGCCCAGCACCGGTGCCGTGACCGGCCTGAAGGAGACCCTCGATTTCTTTAATGACCCGTCCTTTGCGCAGCGGCGTTTTGATGCCTATGGGGATGTGTTTTCCACCAAATTACTGGCGCAGCGCATCGTGTTCATCCGCGGCGAACGAGCGATCACTGAGTTGTTGTATCAGGGCGATGCCTTAGAGGGCTGGTGGCCCGAAAGTGTGAAGCAGTTGCTCGGCAGCCGCTCTTTGGCCAATCGCAACGGGCCTGGTCATAAAGCCCGCCGTCGGGTTGTTGGTCAGTTGTTTTCAAGTGCTGCATTGGTTCGCTACACCCCGTCGATCACCGCCCTGATCGAGGAGCTCGTCAATGATCTGATTCAAAGCGCTGGTTGCGTGGCGCTGTCAACCAAAATGCGACGCTTTGCTTTTGCAGTGATCGCCACCACTGTTCTGGGGCTGGATCGCGACAGCCGAGAGGTGCTCTTCGCTGATTTCGAGATCTGGACCAAGGCTCTGTTTTCGATTCCTTTGGCGATCCCCGGCACTCCCTTTGCCCGCGCGATGGCCGCACGCCAGCGCCTCGTCACTCGCATCAAACAGGTGTTGCAACAGGGCAACAACAAGGGGGGCCTTGATCTGATCAGTGGCGGTCTTGATGAGGCTGGAATTCCCCTCGATGACGACGACCTTGCGGAACAACTGTTGCTCCTACTATTCGCTGGCTACGAAACCACAGCCTCATCTCTGAGCTGTCTGTTTCGCGCCCTGCTGATCCACCCGGAGGTGATGCAATGGTTGCGTCCTGAGCTTTTGAAGTTGTCGTGGCCAGCCACCACAACACCTCAATCAGCGCGTCTAGATGCCACGGTGCTGGAAGTGATGCGCCAGACCCCGCCAGTGGGTGGGTTCTTCCGCCGCAGCCTGCACAAGATTGAGCTAGCGGATGTGGAGGTGCCAGAGAACAGCGTGATCCAGGTGGCCCTGAGCCCCTCAGGGCAAGCGGATAACAGCGATCTTGCCCAATTTCGCCCCCAACGCCATCTCGATGGTTCGTTTGATCAAACCCTGCTTCCTTTTGGAGGAGGTGAAAGGGTGTGCCTAGGTAAGGCCCTGGCGGAACTGGAGATTCGCTTGATGGCGGTGGGTCTGCTGCAGAAGGTGCATCTGCAGCTGGAACCGGATCAGGATCTCTCGTTGCAACTTGTGCCCAGCCCATCGCCTCGTAGCGGCCTGATGGTGAGCGCCACGCCAACCACTGATCAACATCCATGA
- a CDS encoding ureidoglycolate lyase — protein sequence MTAGTLTSHSLLNCKFERFGTAILPVDDMTPHRDIDAQLKFEGADLRYYVMRLRHRPPVLACMTRHQRATQCLGSADAQPWWLAVAAPELHPEELSAAYVHLVKVHPGEGVKLHQGTWHAGPFFNAPSALFYNLELADTNLTDHNFHALSTPISLKLN from the coding sequence ATGACTGCAGGAACCCTGACCTCCCATTCCTTGCTGAACTGCAAGTTTGAGCGGTTTGGCACTGCGATCCTTCCTGTGGACGACATGACGCCCCATCGCGACATTGATGCCCAACTCAAATTTGAGGGAGCTGACCTGCGCTACTACGTGATGCGGCTACGCCATCGACCGCCGGTGCTGGCATGCATGACCCGCCATCAGCGGGCTACCCAGTGCTTAGGTTCTGCCGATGCTCAGCCTTGGTGGTTGGCTGTAGCCGCTCCAGAGCTTCACCCCGAGGAGCTCAGTGCTGCGTATGTGCATTTGGTGAAAGTCCACCCCGGTGAGGGTGTAAAGCTCCATCAGGGCACCTGGCACGCCGGGCCTTTTTTTAATGCACCATCTGCCCTGTTTTACAACCTGGAGTTGGCCGATACGAATCTCACCGACCACAATTTTCACGCGCTATCCACCCCGATCAGCTTGAAACTGAATTGA
- a CDS encoding PhoH family protein, translating into MNKKVVVLDTNVLLHDPEAPSSFGSDRIVLPIQVIEEIDRFKRDPSEKGRNSRRIARLLDSLRERGNLADGVPLTPNSDGTLEVAFCRAETLAQLPPELRGGGGDNNILAVALEQMRAKGLSEAPEVVLITKDTNLRIKADAVGLAAQDYANDKVAISDLYPGARGVKVSADLIDELHQNGRLSLKALPTETVASLQPNEGVTLIDRDSSDHTFLARQHGDSGELEPLVWLKRARLGRLKPRNREQNFALDLLLDPSVELVTLVGKAGTGKTLLAIAAGLHQVADEHRYARLLVTRPPISLGKEIGFLPGTLDEKLAPWMQPIVDNLDFLTGDAMSNEQKDDRRRHGGGPKSSWSDLREMGLLEVEAINYIRGRSIPHQFMVVDEAQNLTPHEVKTIVTRVGEGTKIVFTGDPYQIDNPYVDAESNGLTWLAERLKGQALVGHMTLTRGERSALAELAANML; encoded by the coding sequence ATGAACAAGAAGGTGGTTGTACTCGATACCAATGTTCTCCTGCATGATCCAGAAGCGCCAAGCAGCTTCGGATCGGATCGCATTGTTCTACCGATTCAGGTGATCGAGGAAATTGATCGTTTCAAGCGGGATCCCTCTGAGAAGGGTCGCAACTCCCGTCGGATCGCCCGTCTGCTCGATAGTCTGCGGGAGCGGGGCAACCTCGCAGATGGTGTTCCGTTAACGCCCAATAGCGACGGCACCCTCGAGGTAGCGTTCTGCCGCGCTGAAACCTTGGCCCAGTTGCCACCGGAACTAAGGGGTGGCGGGGGCGACAACAACATCCTGGCTGTGGCTCTGGAACAGATGCGGGCTAAAGGCCTAAGCGAAGCTCCAGAGGTGGTGTTGATCACCAAGGACACCAATTTGCGCATCAAAGCTGATGCCGTAGGCCTGGCGGCGCAGGATTACGCCAACGACAAAGTGGCGATCTCCGACCTCTATCCGGGGGCAAGAGGCGTGAAGGTCTCAGCTGATCTGATCGATGAGCTGCACCAAAACGGACGTCTTTCCTTGAAGGCCCTGCCAACTGAAACGGTGGCGTCTCTGCAGCCCAATGAGGGCGTGACCCTGATTGATCGCGATAGCTCAGACCACACATTTTTGGCGCGACAACACGGTGATTCGGGAGAACTAGAACCTCTGGTTTGGCTCAAACGAGCCCGCCTCGGTCGCCTAAAGCCACGCAATCGCGAACAGAACTTTGCCCTCGATTTGCTGCTGGATCCATCCGTAGAACTCGTCACCCTTGTGGGTAAAGCCGGCACCGGCAAAACCTTGCTGGCGATTGCGGCTGGCTTGCATCAGGTTGCTGATGAGCATCGCTATGCCCGACTGCTGGTAACCCGTCCACCAATCTCACTCGGCAAAGAGATCGGCTTTTTGCCGGGAACTCTGGACGAGAAACTTGCTCCTTGGATGCAACCGATCGTGGACAACCTTGATTTCCTTACCGGTGATGCGATGAGCAATGAGCAAAAGGATGATCGCCGCCGCCATGGTGGTGGTCCTAAAAGCTCCTGGTCTGATCTCCGCGAGATGGGGCTCCTAGAAGTAGAAGCCATTAATTACATCCGTGGTCGATCGATTCCTCATCAATTCATGGTGGTCGATGAAGCACAAAATCTCACCCCTCATGAGGTGAAAACAATCGTGACTCGTGTTGGGGAAGGGACGAAAATCGTGTTCACCGGTGACCCCTATCAGATTGACAACCCCTACGTGGATGCCGAGAGCAACGGGCTCACTTGGCTTGCTGAGCGCTTAAAAGGTCAAGCCCTAGTGGGTCATATGACCTTGACGCGGGGAGAACGTAGTGCTTTGGCTGAACTGGCCGCCAACATGTTGTGA
- a CDS encoding NAD-dependent epimerase/dehydratase family protein, with protein sequence MSSYSVIGCGYVGSFVAASMKNQGHYVVGTTRSSQRFAELRNVVNEPISLDLAQQDCDFSFLEDQQGLLISVAPTQNGDGYQSVFSSGIRNLARALRCRQSTEPLHVTYISSAGVYGDQQGELVSEESAVDSLNPVNAMLVEAENVLLTIDRPDTKICVLRLGGIYGPGRDMVAMIKQAAGEQIPKNGNDVPAWSGIFDITNGVSFAFSNQLVGTYNLVDDMQLSRRELSNEICDIDGLPPVIWANENTPGARAMNAKVSNQKIKLEGFRLSSPSMLLPTPV encoded by the coding sequence ATGTCTTCCTACTCCGTCATTGGCTGTGGCTACGTCGGCAGCTTCGTTGCAGCAAGCATGAAAAACCAAGGGCATTACGTCGTTGGCACAACCCGCAGCTCACAACGTTTTGCTGAGTTACGCAACGTTGTCAATGAACCCATCAGCCTTGATCTTGCTCAGCAAGATTGCGACTTTTCATTCCTTGAGGATCAGCAGGGTTTGCTGATCAGCGTGGCACCAACACAAAACGGTGATGGATATCAATCCGTTTTTTCAAGTGGAATTCGCAATCTGGCCCGGGCTCTGCGTTGTCGTCAGTCCACCGAGCCTCTCCATGTGACTTACATCAGTTCTGCTGGTGTGTACGGAGATCAGCAAGGTGAGCTTGTCTCTGAAGAATCGGCTGTGGATTCTTTGAATCCTGTGAATGCGATGTTGGTTGAAGCAGAAAATGTTTTGCTCACAATTGATCGCCCTGATACGAAAATCTGTGTACTGCGTCTAGGTGGAATTTATGGCCCAGGACGTGACATGGTTGCCATGATCAAACAGGCGGCTGGTGAACAGATCCCCAAAAATGGCAATGATGTCCCTGCTTGGAGCGGCATCTTTGACATCACTAATGGAGTGAGCTTTGCTTTCAGCAACCAGCTTGTTGGAACCTACAATCTTGTAGACGACATGCAGCTCAGTAGGCGTGAGTTGTCAAACGAAATTTGTGACATTGATGGTTTGCCTCCTGTGATTTGGGCTAATGAAAATACCCCAGGCGCTCGAGCGATGAATGCCAAAGTAAGCAATCAAAAAATTAAATTAGAGGGATTTCGTTTGAGTTCACCTTCCATGCTCCTACCTACACCTGTTTAG